CCCTTGAGCATCTCAGCCAAACCTTTCTTCACTGTCCAGGTTCCTTTTTCCGCCATCAAAACTGCCTCCAATCGAGCACCTTATTAACTATCAAACTATTTTACATTAATACTAAATCAAATACAAGATCGCTGTCTGAGCAACCCAAAAGCAAAATAAAAAAATCCGCCAGGGGCTGTTCTTTATCCCGGCGATTCTGATCCTGCCCCGGTATTCGGGATTGAGGGTCACGCTAATTTTTACCAAACCGAAGGAATCAAGCGATAACGTGTTTTAGTAAAATAATCCGTGTACCCCGGTAGGTCTCGTAATAGCACTTCTTCTTCTTTTCTTATCCTGAAGATAATCGTTGGTATGAAAAGGAACGAGAATATTAATGCCCAATAAGAACTAAGGGCTAGAGGAGTAAACAACTGCATTATTAACAACCCCGTATACATCGGATGACGAACAATAGCGTAGGGGCCGGTTGTAATAACCTGTTGCTCTTTCTCCACCTGTATGATAGTCGAAGCATAACTATTTTCCTTAAAAACTAAGAAAATGAATACATATCCCAAAAAGACCAAAGCATTGGCAGCAATTATAATCCAAACCGGCACTGCCGACCAGTGATAACGGTAATCAAAGCCGGGAATTAAGTAGGCGAACAGAGATAAGAATGATAAGATGCGTATGATACCTGGTT
This region of Pelotomaculum schinkii genomic DNA includes:
- a CDS encoding methyltransferase family protein → MKDNINNLSTFKAYLVPLIIMIVMGLVLFLPAGSLKFWEAWIWWSIISALTLFITTYFLKKDPGILSRRMKVREKEQQPGIIRILSFLSLFAYLIPGFDYRYHWSAVPVWIIIAANALVFLGYVFIFLVFKENSYASTIIQVEKEQQVITTGPYAIVRHPMYTGLLIMQLFTPLALSSYWALIFSFLFIPTIIFRIRKEEEVLLRDLPGYTDYFTKTRYRLIPSVW